Below is a window of Geomonas oryzisoli DNA.
AGGGGATCCTTGCCGAGGGGCTCATCACCAACGAGAACCTGATTGGCGAACTGGAGGGGAAAACGGTCGAGGACCTCGTCCGTATCATCGATGCCGGCGAGGCGTACGTTGATGTGCCGACGGTGACGTACCCGATGGGCGAGATACGGGGGCAGATCAAGTAATTTCGTTCTAGCTGAGCCTGTTGCCTGGGCGTACCCTCCCCCGGAGGGGGAGGGACAGGGAGGGGGAACACCGGCCGCCAGAGCCTTCCCCCCTCCCAACCTCCCCCCTCCGGGGGGAGGAGCTGTCACCGCTACCCGGTAGTAGCGCTATGATTTTGCAGCTTCCCCCTTCGCCTTTTGCTGCGATTCCGCTTTCGAATGGGTGCCGCGCTCGGCGGCATGTTCCCCTTCCACCTTTTCACCCGGCTCTTTCCCTTCCTCCGAACTGTGCTCGATCACCGCGTTGATGACGGCACCCGCCAGGATGATCAGTCCGCTGAGATAGAGCCACAACAGGAGCACGATCACGGCCCCGATGCTGCCGTAGGTCTTGTCGTAGGAACCGAAGTTGTTGATGTAGTAGGAGAAGCCGAAGGACATCACGACCCAGCAGGGGATGGCGACTACCGCCCCCGGGCTGATCCATTTCCACGCGTGCTCCACGTCCGGGGTGAAGTAGTAGATGACCGCGACGGCGAGTACCAGGAGGAACAGGGTGACAGGGATCAGGCCGATCACGAAACCGATCTTGAAGGCGACGCCGAAGTTGATCAGCCCGGCGATGAAGTTGGCGATCTTGACCCCGAACATGAGCAGGACCATCGCACACAAAATGAGCAGGGAAAGGCCGACCACCAGCCCAATCGCGGTCAGACGCACTTTCCAGAACGGCCTCCCCTCCTTGACGTCGTAGAGGTTGTTCATGGCGTCCATGACCGAAACGATGGCGTTGGAGGAAGCCCACAGCGCCAGCAGGATGCCGAAGGATAGCAGTCCTTCCTTCTTGTTCATGAACAGCGCCCGTATGTTGCTTTCGATCAGGGAGAACGCCTCGGATGGGAGAAACTTGGCCGCGTTGGCCAGCATGTAGTCCATGAGGTGCGGGATGGGGAGGTAGCCGATCAAGGTGGTGAGAAAGAGCAGGAACGGAAACGACGCGAACAGGAAGTAATAGGCCATGGCGGCGGCGTGTTCGGGGCAATCCTCGTCGCTGAACTTGTGGTAGACCTTCTTGGCCAGGTCCATGTAGCTGGCGTCACCCAGTTTGAAGTAGCTGCGCAGTGAGAACATGGTCGACTCCTTTTGACGGCACTCTCCCCCTCCCTTGACGGGAGGGGGCCGGGGGGGTGGGTGAAGTAGCCATGACGGTCGGAGGTGGCAACCTCCCTCCACCCCCTTACCCCCTCCCTTGACGGGAG
It encodes the following:
- a CDS encoding YihY/virulence factor BrkB family protein, whose amino-acid sequence is MFSLRSYFKLGDASYMDLAKKVYHKFSDEDCPEHAAAMAYYFLFASFPFLLFLTTLIGYLPIPHLMDYMLANAAKFLPSEAFSLIESNIRALFMNKKEGLLSFGILLALWASSNAIVSVMDAMNNLYDVKEGRPFWKVRLTAIGLVVGLSLLILCAMVLLMFGVKIANFIAGLINFGVAFKIGFVIGLIPVTLFLLVLAVAVIYYFTPDVEHAWKWISPGAVVAIPCWVVMSFGFSYYINNFGSYDKTYGSIGAVIVLLLWLYLSGLIILAGAVINAVIEHSSEEGKEPGEKVEGEHAAERGTHSKAESQQKAKGEAAKS